The proteins below are encoded in one region of Triticum aestivum cultivar Chinese Spring chromosome 1B, IWGSC CS RefSeq v2.1, whole genome shotgun sequence:
- the LOC778387 gene encoding leucine-rich repeat protein 1 gives MAPTAAESRLTLVAIFLPTLASTLLLKPVAANQDVDALSALRRGLQEYPNGELKNWDANLVDACTWSHITCDRDNNRVTRIDLNKMNLSGPLAPELGKLDRLQYLEIDHNRLTGPIPRELAGLSNLKHADFSNNNLCGPIPTTGAFQRIPRSRGIGRLNLSGPLAPELGQLDRLEYLHIYDNHFTGPIPKELVGLSNLINADFSNNNFCGPIPTSGPFKHIPRRSFANNPRLGKKC, from the exons ATGGCACCCACGGCGGCCGAATCACGCCTGACCCTGGTGGCAATCTTCCTTCCGACCTTGGCGTCGACCCTTCTGCTGAAGCCAGTGGCGGCGAACCAGGACGTGGACGCGCTCTCGGCCCTGAGGAGAGGCCTACAGGAGTACCCCAATGGCGAGTTGAAGAACTGGGACGCGAACCTGGTGGACGCCTGCACCTGGTCCCACATCACCTGCGACCGCGATAACAATCGCGTCACCCGCAT AGATCTTAACAAAATGAACCTGTCCGGACCTCTGGCGCCGGAGCTTGGGAAACTGGACCGGCTACAATATTT GGAAATCGATCACAACCGTTTGACAGGGCCAATCCCAAGGGAGCTGGCTGGGCTGTCCAACCTGAAACATGC GGATTtctcgaacaacaacctctgcggCCCGATTCCGACGACTGGAGCGTTTCAACGCATACCTCGGAGTAG AGGCATTGGCCGCCTGAACCTGTCCGGACCGCTGGCGCCGGAGCTTGGCCAACTGGACCGCCTAGAATATTT GCACATTTATGACAACCACTTCACCGGCCCGATCCCAAAGGAACTGGTTGGGCTCTCCAACCTGATAAATGC GGATTTCTCAAACAACAACTTCTGCGGCCCGATTCCAACCTCTGGACCGTTTAAGCACATACCTCGTCGTAG CTTTGCCAACAACCCGCGCCTGGGCAAGAAGTGCTAG